A genomic region of Carettochelys insculpta isolate YL-2023 chromosome 7, ASM3395843v1, whole genome shotgun sequence contains the following coding sequences:
- the LOC142015787 gene encoding broad substrate specificity ATP-binding cassette transporter ABCG2-like, protein MKPGMNAILGPTGSGKTSLLDVLAGWKDPKGLRSGQVFMDGRAVNSQVHLCSAYIVQEDILMGTLTVQENLQFSANLRLSQSWNSKAEKQLKVNAVIQELGLQDCADTKIGTEFLRGVSGGEKKRCSIGMELITAPSLMFLDEPTTGLDANTANAIIQLLHQLSRKGRTVIFSIHQPRYSIFRLLDHLTLMNKGEIIYAGPAADATDYFNSIGYQCEAFNNPLDFFLDVISGEITQSQPSPELASDRSSDSHGSSCSEKNPLTIYYQKSHYYEQLQEELENLQTFESHVNDAVTTKAIYATSFLYQLYVVSNRNVKNILRNPQTSIGQLLLGTFFSVLVGLIFYQVPDTLPEAFQNRLGAFFFLVINQVFGNLSAVELFINERKLFIHESSRGYYRTSAYFLAKVFADLIPNRIIPLLMFSAISYFMMGLKQDAGSFFLYVLSLSLTNLAAVSMAFLVSASVNTFAIANVLIALPFVFMMVFGGFLVNLNSMLNWLSWIKWISIFHYGMNALTINELKGAVFHLNFSTVPGEMYLEQQGINYSMWGFWENEVALLCLSLAFLCFAYVQLLRVNHWK, encoded by the exons ATGAAGCCTGGAATGAATGCCATTTTAGGACCCACCGGAAGTGGCAAAACCTC GCTCCTGGATGTACTTGCGGGATGGAAGGACCCCAAGGGTCTTAGAAGTGGACAAGTCTTCATGGATGGCCGGGCAGTAAACTCGCAAGTTCACCTATGTTCTGCCTACATAGTTCAG GAGGATATTCTGATGGGAACGCTCACTGTCCAGGAGAACCTGCAGTTCTCTGCCAACCTGCGCCTCTCGCAGAGCTGGAACAGCAAAGCAGAAAAGCAGCTGAAGGTCAATGCGGTGAtacaggagctggggctgcaggactgtGCTGACACCAAG ATTGGCACGGAGTTCCTGCGTGGCGTCTcggggggggagaagaagcgGTGCAGCATTGGCATGGAGCTAATCACTGCACCATCACTGATGTTCCTGGATGAGCCAACAACGGGACTGGATGCCAACACAGCTAATGCCATCATTCAGCTGCTGCACCA ACTCTCCAGGAAAGGAAGAACTGTGATTTTCTCTATTCACCAACCACGTTATTCCATATTCCGTCTGCTTGACCATCTAACACTGATGAACAAAGGAGAAATAATTTATGCAGGACCAGCTGCAGATGCCACTGACTATTTCAACAGCATTG GTTACCAATGTGAAGCATTTAACAATCCTTTGGACTTCTTTCTGGATGTCATCAGTGGAGAGATCACACAGTCCCAGCCTAGTCCAGAGTTAG CATCAGACAGATCATCCGATTCTCATGGCAGCTCCTGTAGTGAAAAGAATCCACTGACCATCTACTACCAAAAGTCCCACTACTATGAGCAGCTGCAGGAAGAGCTAGAAAATTTACAGACATTTGAGAGTCACGTCAATGATGCAGTTACAACAAAAGCCATTTATGCCACCTCATTCCTCTACCAG CTGTACGTAGTGAGCAATCGCAATGTGAAGAACATTCTGAGGAATCCTCAGACATCCATTGGCCAGCTGCTGTTAGGCACTTTCTTTTCTGTGTTGGTGGGGCTCATATTCTACCAAGTACCGGACACTCTGCCTGAAGCCTTTCAGAACAG GTTAGGAGCTTTCTTCTTCCTGGTCATCAATCAGGTCTTTGGAAATCTGTCTGCGGTGGAGCTCTTCATCAATGAGAGAAAGCTGTTCAT tcatgaGAGCTCCAGGGGATACTATAGGACCTCGGCATATTTTCTGGCCAAGGTGTTTGCTGATCTGATTCCCAATCGGATCATCCCCTTATTGATGTTCTCTGCCATATCCTATTTCATGATGG GTCTGAAACAGGATGCAGGCTCTTTCTTCCTGTATGTTCTTTCCCTCAGTCTGACCAATCTGGCAGCTGTGAGCATGGCTTTCCTGGTGAGCGCCAGCGTCAACACATTTGCCATCGCTAATGTCTTAATCGCACTGCCCTTCGTCTTCATGATG GTCTTTGGTGGGTTCCTCGTAAACCTGAACTCCATGCTGAACTGGCTTTCTTGGATCAAATGGATCAGCATCTTCCACTATGGAATGAAT GCCCTGACTATCAATGAGCTTAAAGGAGCAGTTTTCCATCTGAACTTTTCCAC